ggtgcatcaaagctgggaccgagagactgaaaaacagactgttaaacagccatcacttgcACATTAGatgctgctgcctataggcatagaccagaaatcactggccactttaaggaatggaacactagtcactttaataatgtttacatatctacTCAGCTGATCCCACAAGggtcacttaatgtttacataagtggcattactcatctcatctgtatatactgttttctatactattcatcggtatctcattcacttaattaatgtttacatatcctgcattactcatctcatatgtgtatatactgtattttatactattctactgtatcttagtccgttccgctctgacattgctcgtccatatgtatatagtcttaattaattcctacttagatgtgtgtgtattgggtatatgttgtgtaatttgttagaaatgacttgttagatattactgcactgtcggagctagaagcacaagcatttcgctacacccgctataacatctgctaatcccgcgtatgtgaccaatgaaattagattcgattttgatttgatttaggcctACTATTGGAAACTGTTGACttatttcatctctctctctctctctgtaatgtgcgtgcgcacacacacatttgcatAAAATATGAGATATTTGCATAGTTGTCCTGCCCCATTGTTCCACATACTTTTAAACCCCAGTGTTGATCAGTGACTGTTCACTCCTTTCAGAGCCACTGACACGCAGCACAATGATGATGTCACTGATTCTACTGCTGGGGACACTGGGGCTCCTTGTCCAGAGTGAGAGACACTTTGACTAACTTTGATTCATTAAGGGTTTGGCTTCAGAGTTACACTTCATTGATTTAACATTTAGCTTGATAGGCTGTGCTTTACGATATGCTTGTTGTTGTGATAGCCTTCCTAATCAGCCTTTCTTCACTTTGTTTATCTTTCAGAATCATCAGCAGATATAATTCTGACCCAGTCTTCTCAATTTCAGTCTGTTAGTCCAGGAGATACTGTCTCTATCAGCTGTACAGCCAGTTCAAGTACTGGTAATCATCTCCACTGGTACCTGCAGAACCGGAGAAGTTCCTAAACTCCTGGTTTATACTGGTACAACCCGTCAGTCTGGGATTCCAGGTCGTTTCAGTGGGAGTAGATCTGGTAGTTCATATACTCATTACACTCTGACCATCAGTGGAGTCCAGGCTGAAGATACAGGAGATTACTACTGTCAGCAGGGTTACAGCTTTCCGTTCACACAGTGTTAGAGCGTCGTACAAAAATCTCCCTCAGCTGAAGAGGAACTGCTCTGACTCAACAGCCGCAAAGCTAATGGCGTCTCCCGTATTCTAAAGTACTCTAAACTCCAAATAATAAAAATATGAAACTACAATACAATAATGTAATTGGTTAGACTATGGATTATGATACTGTACATATCTCTCAATATATTAAGCAAAAATGTTCAATCTTTGTTTACACACCAGGACCACTAAGGATACAGAGTTTTAGAAAGCATTTTTTTAAGGACATTTTGAACATAATTCTGAATAGGTTTATATTTTGTACCCATTTCAATACACAATAGCATGAATGTTGAACCTGTCCAAACCCAACTTCCCAACTATTCATGTCCTACTCAACTTCTATACCCCTCCAACTCTGAGAGTGAATACAGTCATATCGTTTGCATTCAAGAAGTACTACTTTGACATTATAATGCAGTATATCTGTCACAAATAAATGTAGTTCACGTAGCCATATTAAAGTCTCCAACTTGAACGTTATGCAAAGTCCAGCGTGAAGTCTGGTTTCCCCAGCActagtcagacacacacagctgcCCCAGTCCCAGAGGGTTTGAGGCTGGGATATTGTGGGCTGTGGTGGGGTTGAAACTCAAATTTGGATGAGCAGGGTGACCACAAGACTCCCAGAATAGAGCAGTACCATGGCCAGATGTTCACCTGTTCACAGAGTGTTCCATTGAGCTAAGAGCAATTGGCTTCAGTAATGTTAACATCCAGAGTCATATACTTAGAGTTAGGCCAACTTTTAGAATTTGTAATATTGTtctaattaagtgataatgcttgggaagccggtgtttggaggatatattggcactagTGTTGTTAGGGCTGAGATGAAGTTGAGTAACAATGCTATGTAACTGTAATATTCAGTTACATAGCATTGTTTAAATATCCCCCATGTAATGTTAATGGGGAGCTACTATCCCTGCCacagaatgttgaagtgtcatgtaaaTACATCATAATGCAGAAACCTCAATCTCCTCTCTAATACATGGCTCTGGTAACATCATAAAGACTGGGGAGTCTAGAGAACATGGCTTCAGTATTAGTATCACTGTAGATATCCTTTTAACTGGTATTATATTTCGCCCAATCAGCCAAGCTTTCATGGAGAGAGGTTCATTAACTGAAATCTATCAGTAACGTTATTTTCCATGGCAGAGCTCTCCATTTCCTATAGTCCACCATCAGCTCCTGTGTCTTGCTCactttgagagagaggttgttgccctgacaccacactgccaagtctctgacATTCTCCCTAGAGGCTgcttcatcgttgtcggtgatcaggcctaccactgttgtgtcgtcatcaAACTTACTGATAGTGTTGAAGTCATGCccagccatgcagtcgtgggtgaacagggagtacagaaggggactaagcCTGCACCCccaaggggccccagtgttgaggatcagcgtggcagatgtgttgttgcctactcttaccacctgttggcggccagtcaggaagtccaggatccagttgcaatgggaggtgtttagtcccagggtgatgagctttgtgggcactatggtgttgaacgctgagctgtagtcaatgaacagcattctcacataggtgttccttttgtccaggtgagaaagggcagtgtggagtgcgattgagattgcgtcatctgtggatctgttggggggtatgcgaattggagtgggtctagggtgtccaggaggatgctgttgatgtcagcaatgaccagcctttcaaagcacttcatggctaccgacgtgagtgccacaggGCAGGAATCATTTAGggaggttaccttcgcttccttgggcacagggactatggtggtctgcttgaaacatgtaggtattacagactcggtcagggagaggttgaaaatgtcaatgaaaacacttgacagttggtccgtgtatgctttgagtacacgttctggtaatccgtctggcgctgaggctttgtgaatgttgacctgtttaaaggttttgttcacatcggctaccgagagcgttatcacacagtcatccagaacagctggtgctctcatgcatgcttcagtgttgattgcctcgaaacgagcataaaaggcatttagctcatctggtaggccgcgtcactgggcagctcgcgtctgggtttccctttgtagtccgtaatagttctcaagccctgccacatccgacgagtgtcagagccagtgtagtagggttcaatcttaatcctgtattgacgctttgcttgtttgatggggGCGTCTGAGGGCACAGCGGGATTTCTTAtcagcgtccggattagtctcacAGTAGGGCTACCTTTGGAATTGCTGACttcgtttatgtgtgtgtgtgtgtgtgtgtgtgtgtgtgtgtgtgtgtgtgcactatgCGTGTATTTGTGTGAATGATGAAAGCTTTGCATAGCTGTCCTGCCTCATTGCTCCTCATATTTTAAAAACCCCAGTGTTGATCAGTGACTGTTCATTCCTTTCAGAGCCACTGACACGCAGCACAATGATGATGTCACTGATTCTACTGCTGGGGATACTGGGGCTCCTTGTTCAGGGTGAGAGACACTTTAACACCTTTTATTTACAATGGGTTTGGATTCAGATTGAAATTTAATTTGTGAATATTGATGATAACAATAAAATCAAATAGTCTGGTTTGTTTCATGATAAGATTTGGAAGATTATCCATGTCTATTTGTTGTGATAACCTTCCTAATCAGCCTTTCTTCACTTATGTTTTTTCTCAGAATCATCAGCAGAAATAATTCTGACTCAGTCTCCTAAATCTCAGTCTGTTAGATCAGGAGATACGGTTTCTATCAGCTGTACAGCCAGTTCAAGTACCAGCAATGTGCTTAGCTGGTACCTGCAGAAACCTGGAGAAGCTCCTAAACTCCTGGTTCATAGTGCAGCAGCCCGTCAGTCTGGGATTCCAGGTCGTTTCAGTGGGAGTGGATCTGGTAGTTCATTTACTCATTACACTCTGACCATCAGTGGAATCCTGGCTGAAGATGCAGGAGATTACTACTGTCAGCAGGGTGCCAGTTATCCGTTCACACAGTGTTAGAGCGTCGTACAAAAACCTCCTTCAGCTAAAGAGGAACTGCTCTGACTCAACAGCTGCAGAGCTACGGAGTCTCCCGTATTCTACAGTATTCTAAACACCAATTATTCGAAATATGACACTTACTGTACATATCTCTCAATATATTCTGCAAAAATGTTAAATCTTTGTAAACACTAGGACCACTAAGGATACAGAGCTGTAGAAAATGCTTTCTTTTGAAGGACATGTTAAACAAACTTaaaatgtttagattttttttaatgctttGATTTCTATTCAAATTGTAAGAAGGTCCAATTTCAGTACGCAACAGCAAGAATGTTGACCTTGTCCGAACCCAACTATTCATGCTCTACTCAACTTCTATACCCCTCCAACCTTGAAAGAGAGAATACAGTCGTGTCGTTTGCATTCAAGAAGTACTAGTTTGATATCATtatgatacagtatatatatatatttttttataggctacaatgcacattaatcaacatcaATCTTACAATAACGCAACATCCATGTAAAtgtgtgtaacggccgtcgtcagaattagaccaaggtgcagcagacgATGTGTTCGTCATTAGAATTTTAttcaaaaaacaagagaacactacaaaaatgaacaaaaacgacagcaaacagtcctgttaggaaaatactcaaaacagaaacaattacccacaaaacccaaaggaaaaacatgctccttatgtgtgactcccaatcagcaacaacgagcttcagctgtgcctgattgggagccacacacacacacacggcccaaaacaaagaaatacaaaaacatagaaaaaggaacatagaatgcccactcaatgtaacaccctggcctaaccaaaataaagaacaaaaacccctctctatggccagggcgttacaatgtgCCGGGGTTAGCCAAAATCTAATTTGCACCTGTCGTCCCAGGGCAGGTAAGGGCAATCACACAGCCACAACACAAATACTTAATTAAACAATACAAAGTACAAATACATTACATCCAATAATATATCATTCTAACAacaacaaattatttgtaataaaAACACTTTCATCAACTGTCGTCTTACATATAAGGAGCTACAGATAACTCTTGTACAGGTTTGGAAAGATTTGAGCCATGTTTTCAATTTAAATGTAAAAGTACAATAATCAGTGCAGCTTCTCAAGTCCACGGGCACTGCATTCCAGTATATTGTAGCTCTAACAGAAAAGGCAGATTGAGTGAATATACTGTGTCAAAAAGGGACAAATGCAATCCCCTCTAGGTACTGCCCTTGTTATCCTGGAGGTGCCTTCCTTGAGCATAATATGCCAGCATAGGGGTGGAGGGGCAAGACCATGCAGGATCTTAAAGACAAGGCTTGCATCTACATACTGATTAAAGCTATCCAGACTGAAATAATAGTGTATCTGAATGATGTGACAATGGTGGTAACTGTTTGGTTTGTTATCAAAAATCTTAAGTGTTTGTTTGCAGAGTGATTCACTTGGTTTCAGAATAGTAGCTCCTGCTTGTGAGGCAATATCTCAGGTGTCAGAAGATCATAGCATGCATATATAGTTTGGCGGCCTCCAGAAGAAGTTAAGGTTTTATAAACCTGGTGTTGGATAATCCAAACTTGACCGTGTTAACCAACCTTCTTCACATGTTTCTTAAATGTCAAGTTGGAGTCCAAAATGACGCCGAGATACCTGAAGTTAGACACAACTTTCAGATTCTCCCCATTAACAAGAACAGCTTGTTGGAAAGAATCAATGGATTTCTTAGAGAAGTACAGAAAAACAGTCTTGTTGATTTGTAAATGCAGGTAAGAATCAGTCATCCATTTAGAAATGTGTACCATAGCTTCAGTTAACTTGTAAACAATGTTTTTgagtgtacatactgtacatgaatGTATCGTTTGCATACATTCGCATGTTAACTTGTGGGCAAGCAAGTGGGAGATAATTTATATAGATGGTAAACAGAAGGGGGCCTAATATTGACCCTTGTGGGACCCCAATGTTATAGTAAAGAAAGTCTGACAGTGTCCCCCAGATGAACCCTTTGACTTCTTTTTGTCAGACAGGAATACATCCAACTAATATCTGTCACAAATAAATGTAGTTCACGTAGCCATAAAAGACCTGAGAATGAAGTCCCCAACTTGAACGTCATGCAAAGTCTAGCGTGAAGTCTGGTTTCCCCAGCCCTAGTCAGCCctagtcagacacacacagctgcCCCAGTCCCAGAGGGTTTGAGGCTGGGAGATTGTGAGCTGGGATGTGGTTGAAAGTGATATTTGCATGGGCAGGGTTACTGAAACACTCCCAGAATAGAGCAGCACAGTAGCCAGATGTTCACATGTCCCCAGATAGTTCCAGTGAGTTTAGAGCACATAGCTGAAGTATTAGTAACATCATGAAGACCAGTGGGTTTAGAGCACATGGTTTCAGTATTAGTAACATCATGAAGACCAGTGAGTTTAGAGCACATGACTTCAGTATTATTAACATCATGAAGACCAGTGGTTTAGAGCACATGGTTTCAGTATTAGTAACATCATGAAGACCAGTGGGTTTAGAGCAAATGGCTTCAGTGTTAGTAACATCATGAAGACCAGTGAGTTTAGAGCACATTGCTTCAgtattagtaacatcatgaccagTGAGTTTAGAGCACATTGCTTCAGTATGAGTCGTACTGTAGATatccttttgactggtaccaaaTGTGGCCCAATCAGCTAAGCATTCACACACTGGTCTtgctgtaagtattcacaccctttgactttttcaatATTTTGTTGTTTAACAGcctatatttaaccaggtaggcaagttgagaacaagttctcatttacaattgcgacctggccaagataacgcaaagcagttcgacaacatacaacaacacagagttacacatggagtaaaacaacatacaatcaataatgcagtagaaaaataagactatatacaatgtgagcaaatgaggtgagttaagggaggtaaaggcaaaaaaggccatggtggcagagtaaatacaatatagcaagtaaaacactggaatggtagatttgtagtagaagaaagtgcaaagtagaaatataaataatggggtgcaaaggagcaaaataaataaatacagtaggggaagaggtagttgtttgggctaaattatagatgggctatgtacaggtgcagtgatctgtgagctgctctgacagctggtgcttaaagctagtgaatacttattgactcaagccatttcagcttttcattttgaattaatttgtaaaaatgtcaaaaaagataattccactttgacattatggggtatgttatGCAAAATCAgaacttaatccattttaaataaaggtgaaataaataaataaaattcaaCCCCTTTtctatggcaa
This genomic interval from Salmo salar chromosome ssa27, Ssal_v3.1, whole genome shotgun sequence contains the following:
- the LOC106588302 gene encoding LOW QUALITY PROTEIN: immunoglobulin kappa variable 1-39 (The sequence of the model RefSeq protein was modified relative to this genomic sequence to represent the inferred CDS: inserted 2 bases in 1 codon): MHLLDNRCDICVSAKIVLPGRLVEPLTRSTMMMSLILLLGTLGLLVQKSSADIILTQSSQFQSVSPGDTVSISCTASSSTGNHLHWYLQNXGEVPKLLVYTGTTRQSGIPGRFSGSRSGSSYTHYTLTISGVQAEDTGDYYCQQGYSFPFTQC